In Corynebacterium matruchotii, a single genomic region encodes these proteins:
- the mtrB gene encoding MtrAB system histidine kinase MtrB, which translates to MQFQVIGSVFVACALVMIALAYILVSIVTQRLIDAKVDVAKTEIDRARVTVEQQLSATSMSSSTQVRINSARAALTARSNGSSDSQAVYEPILVVDSPGDAIIKAPENAQIPDRLRSFVSQGQVAYQFATPTREDNSTYKAIIIGTPTKADIPHLQVYLVLSMESEQATLSLLRGVFTTAAITLAVLLVAITWLLTQQVITPVRSASRIAERFAAGHLRERMGVDGEHEMARLAMSFNAMAESLSKQINQLQEFGNLQRQFTSDVSHELRTPLTTVRMAADLINDNSDELNPALQRASELMVRELDKFESLLNDLLEISRHDAGVADLAESSIDMRSCVTSVRDQTDHLAQELNVLVTLNMPDEPVMITGDRRRIERILRNLLANAIDHSEGNPVDVTLASNAEAISVTVIDHGVGLKPGQEDLVFNRFWRADPSRVRHSGGTGLGLAISHEDALLHGGSLSAVGKPGVGSCFRLTLPITPNQRYEEDPLPLALPSQILDEDTVEYDVRAEFEADDDGVVANWAELIEQNVTRSKHRLDDVGPKDPIYPISGGNSGNPGRHRGETP; encoded by the coding sequence CTGCAATTTCAGGTGATTGGTTCCGTCTTTGTTGCTTGTGCTCTCGTCATGATTGCGCTGGCCTACATTTTGGTGTCAATTGTGACGCAACGACTCATTGACGCCAAGGTTGATGTTGCCAAGACCGAAATTGACCGTGCCCGAGTGACCGTGGAACAGCAATTAAGTGCTACCTCCATGTCGTCAAGCACGCAGGTGCGCATTAATTCGGCCAGGGCGGCCCTCACCGCGCGTTCGAATGGGAGCTCGGATTCTCAGGCGGTCTATGAGCCCATTTTGGTGGTGGATTCGCCTGGCGATGCCATCATCAAGGCGCCAGAGAATGCACAGATCCCAGACCGCTTGCGTAGCTTCGTCAGCCAGGGGCAGGTCGCTTATCAGTTTGCCACCCCTACCAGGGAGGATAACTCTACCTATAAGGCAATTATTATTGGTACCCCCACCAAGGCGGATATCCCGCATCTCCAGGTGTATTTAGTGCTATCCATGGAGAGCGAACAGGCCACATTATCGCTGCTGCGCGGCGTGTTTACTACGGCGGCGATTACCTTAGCGGTGCTGCTGGTGGCAATCACCTGGTTGCTCACCCAGCAGGTCATTACCCCGGTGCGATCCGCTAGCCGAATTGCCGAACGGTTTGCGGCGGGGCATTTACGTGAGCGCATGGGGGTTGACGGTGAACATGAGATGGCCCGGTTGGCCATGAGCTTTAACGCCATGGCTGAGTCATTGTCGAAGCAGATTAATCAATTGCAGGAGTTCGGCAATCTGCAACGCCAGTTCACCTCCGACGTGTCTCACGAGTTACGCACCCCCCTTACGACGGTCCGCATGGCCGCCGACCTCATCAACGATAATTCCGACGAGCTCAATCCGGCGCTACAGCGAGCGAGCGAGCTCATGGTGCGGGAATTGGATAAATTTGAGTCCCTACTCAATGACCTGCTGGAGATTTCTCGTCATGATGCTGGCGTTGCTGACCTAGCGGAATCCTCGATTGATATGCGCAGTTGTGTCACTTCGGTGCGGGATCAAACCGACCACTTGGCCCAGGAACTGAATGTGCTTGTCACATTGAACATGCCAGACGAACCGGTCATGATTACTGGTGACCGTCGGCGTATTGAGCGGATTCTACGCAATCTGCTGGCCAACGCTATCGACCATTCGGAGGGAAATCCGGTCGATGTGACTTTGGCCAGCAATGCCGAGGCGATATCGGTGACAGTGATCGACCATGGTGTTGGGCTGAAGCCGGGGCAGGAAGACCTGGTGTTTAACCGGTTCTGGCGGGCGGATCCCTCCCGGGTGCGTCATTCCGGCGGCACCGGGTTGGGGTTGGCAATTTCGCACGAGGATGCGCTGCTGCACGGCGGCTCTCTGTCGGCCGTCGGCAAGCCCGGTGTGGGCTCGTGCTTCCGCTTAACATTGCCGATTACCCCCAACCAGCGCTACGAGGAAGACCCATTGCCGCTGGCTTTGCCGTCGCAAATCCTGGACGAGGACACCGTGGAATATGATGTGCGCGCCGAATTCGAAGCCGATGATGATGGCGTGGTAGCAAACTGGGCAGAGCTTATTGAACAGAACGTTACCCGCTCCAAGCATCGGCTTGACGACGTGGGACCCAAGGATCCGATTTACCCCATCAGTGGGGGAAACTCCGGCAATCCCGGTAGGCATCGGGGAGAGACACCATGA
- the mtrA gene encoding MtrAB system response regulator MtrA, which yields MTQKVLVVDDDPAISEMLTLVLSTEGFASVVVNDGGQAVEVFQRENPDLVLLDLMLPGMNGIDICRAIRQESTVPIVMLTAKTDTVDVVLGLESGADDYIPKPFKPKELVARVRARLRRSDESSTDSMEVGDLLIDVPGHSVSRDGEEISLTPLEFDLLHELASKPGQVFTREELLQRVWGYRNASDTRLVNVHVQRLRAKIEKDPEKPQIVLTVRGVGYKTGE from the coding sequence TTGACACAGAAAGTTCTCGTTGTTGATGATGATCCAGCAATCTCAGAAATGTTGACCCTGGTGCTGAGTACTGAAGGGTTTGCCTCGGTCGTAGTCAATGATGGCGGGCAGGCCGTGGAGGTATTCCAGCGGGAAAACCCTGACTTAGTGTTGCTTGATCTTATGCTGCCGGGCATGAATGGCATCGACATTTGTCGTGCTATCCGCCAGGAATCCACCGTGCCCATTGTGATGCTTACGGCTAAGACCGATACCGTTGATGTGGTGCTGGGCTTGGAATCCGGGGCGGATGATTATATTCCGAAACCATTCAAGCCGAAAGAACTAGTTGCCAGGGTTCGGGCACGGCTACGGCGTAGTGATGAATCCTCCACCGACAGCATGGAGGTAGGGGATTTGCTTATTGATGTTCCGGGGCATTCGGTTTCCCGGGATGGGGAAGAAATCTCCCTCACCCCATTGGAATTCGATCTACTTCACGAATTGGCCAGTAAACCAGGGCAAGTCTTCACCAGGGAAGAACTATTACAGCGAGTGTGGGGGTACCGAAATGCCTCCGACACTCGCCTGGTGAATGTGCATGTGCAGCGGTTGCGTGCCAAGATTGAAAAAGATCCCGAAAAACCACAGATCGTGCTCACTGTCCGGGGAGTGGGCTATAAGACCGGGGAGTAG
- a CDS encoding dTMP kinase, whose product MIIAIEGIDGAGKTTLLATLREQLHAEVIAFPRYETSIHAQLVRRALYQQMGDLTDSVYAMATLFALDRHEARELLHPFVASNALVVLDRYVASNAAYSWARTGDETIIDWVAELEFNTLGVPRPDLQVFLNTTPDVAGQRAINREKLDRDRARDSYESDRALQQRTADAYGQLVAQNWQSPWLVVEPEADYLHVADRITAALQ is encoded by the coding sequence ATGATTATTGCCATTGAGGGGATTGACGGCGCCGGCAAAACCACGCTCCTTGCCACGCTTCGGGAACAGCTGCACGCAGAGGTCATTGCGTTTCCCCGTTATGAAACATCCATTCATGCTCAATTGGTGCGGCGGGCGCTATACCAACAGATGGGGGATCTCACCGATTCGGTCTATGCCATGGCGACATTATTTGCCTTGGATCGTCATGAGGCCCGCGAATTATTGCACCCGTTTGTCGCATCAAATGCTTTGGTGGTTTTGGACCGGTATGTGGCATCAAATGCGGCTTATTCATGGGCTCGTACGGGGGATGAAACCATCATCGATTGGGTGGCTGAATTGGAATTCAATACGTTAGGGGTGCCCCGCCCAGACCTTCAAGTATTTCTTAACACTACACCCGATGTTGCTGGTCAGCGCGCGATAAATCGGGAAAAGTTGGATAGAGATCGAGCACGCGATAGTTATGAATCTGATCGGGCGTTGCAGCAGCGTACAGCCGATGCGTATGGTCAATTGGTCGCGCAAAATTGGCAATCACCGTGGCTTGTCGTAGAGCCAGAAGCAGATTACCTGCACGTCGCTGATCGTATCACTGCTGCTCTACAGTAG
- the ahcY gene encoding adenosylhomocysteinase → MTFDYKVADLSLAELGRHQIRLAEYEMPGLMQLRAEYADEQPLRGARIAGSIHMTVQTAVLIETLVALGAEVRWASCNIFSTQDEAAAAVVVGKDGTPDNPAGVPVFAWKGETLPEYWWCINQIFSWGDGVFPNMILDDGGDATMAVIRGKQWEEAGFVPATEIGDSDEFIAFKDTLRNVLATEGPKWATIAETVKGVTEETTTGVHRLYHFAEEGVLPFPAMNVNDAVTKSKFDNKYGTRHSLIDGINRATDMLMGGKNVLICGYGDVGKGCAEAMAGQGARVKVTEADPINALQALMDGFPVVTVDTAIRDADLVITATGNLGIITFEQMLEMKDHAVLGNIGHFDNEIDMASLLHRDDVTRVNIKPQVDEFHLPNGRAIIVLSEGRLLNLGNATGHPSFVMSNSFADQTIAQIELFHNDGQYQNEVYRLPKILDEKVARIHVEALGGEITELTKEQAEYIGVDVAGPYKPEHYRY, encoded by the coding sequence ATGACGTTTGATTACAAAGTCGCCGATCTGTCTCTTGCCGAGCTTGGCCGTCATCAGATTCGCCTGGCTGAATATGAAATGCCTGGCCTCATGCAATTACGCGCCGAATATGCTGATGAACAGCCGCTTCGGGGTGCACGCATTGCCGGATCTATCCACATGACCGTCCAAACTGCGGTCCTCATTGAAACGCTCGTGGCACTTGGCGCGGAAGTGCGCTGGGCTTCATGTAATATTTTCTCCACCCAAGATGAGGCTGCTGCCGCAGTCGTGGTTGGGAAAGACGGCACCCCCGACAACCCCGCTGGTGTACCAGTTTTTGCTTGGAAAGGTGAAACCTTGCCCGAGTATTGGTGGTGCATTAACCAGATTTTCAGTTGGGGTGATGGTGTGTTCCCCAACATGATCCTTGATGATGGTGGTGACGCCACCATGGCTGTCATTCGCGGTAAGCAATGGGAAGAAGCGGGCTTTGTGCCAGCCACCGAAATAGGGGATTCCGACGAGTTTATCGCTTTCAAGGACACTCTTCGGAACGTGCTTGCTACCGAAGGGCCTAAATGGGCCACCATCGCGGAAACGGTGAAGGGAGTGACTGAAGAAACCACCACTGGTGTGCATCGTCTCTATCATTTCGCCGAGGAGGGCGTCTTGCCCTTCCCAGCTATGAATGTCAATGATGCGGTGACGAAATCTAAATTCGACAATAAATACGGCACCAGGCATTCGCTCATTGATGGTATTAACCGTGCCACCGATATGCTCATGGGTGGAAAAAACGTTTTGATCTGCGGATATGGCGATGTGGGCAAAGGATGTGCTGAGGCAATGGCGGGTCAGGGAGCTCGGGTGAAAGTGACCGAGGCTGATCCGATCAATGCCCTCCAGGCCCTCATGGATGGTTTCCCAGTAGTCACGGTTGATACCGCTATCCGTGATGCTGACCTCGTGATTACCGCCACCGGAAACCTTGGTATCATCACATTTGAACAGATGCTAGAAATGAAAGACCATGCGGTGCTGGGCAATATTGGTCACTTTGATAATGAGATCGATATGGCGTCCTTGTTGCACCGTGATGATGTCACACGGGTGAATATTAAACCCCAGGTAGATGAGTTCCATCTTCCTAACGGACGGGCAATTATTGTGCTTTCAGAAGGTCGTCTGTTGAATCTTGGTAATGCTACCGGACATCCCAGTTTTGTTATGTCAAATTCCTTTGCAGATCAGACCATCGCCCAGATTGAGTTGTTCCACAACGATGGACAATATCAGAACGAGGTGTATCGTCTGCCAAAGATCTTGGACGAGAAGGTGGCCCGAATTCATGTGGAGGCCTTGGGTGGGGAAATTACCGAGCTTACCAAGGAACAAGCCGAATACATTGGGGTTGATGTGGCAGGCCCCTATAAGCCAGAACATTATCGGTACTAA
- a CDS encoding DUF4259 domain-containing protein produces MSTWDIEIFSREANTDFLDELATLDDEDIVEAVEDSCKLVLSSTKLSAEEQENGLCAATIAAIWAGAPFSASEVADEYPFLRELVGHISEELSEAASAVLEAARDETEEDSDLDIEPFIEALE; encoded by the coding sequence ATGAGTACATGGGATATCGAAATTTTTAGCCGTGAGGCTAACACTGATTTTTTGGATGAGCTGGCAACTCTGGATGATGAAGATATTGTGGAGGCCGTGGAGGACAGCTGTAAGCTGGTGCTCAGTTCTACGAAGCTTTCGGCAGAAGAACAGGAAAATGGGCTTTGTGCAGCAACAATTGCGGCGATTTGGGCGGGGGCCCCATTTTCTGCCAGTGAGGTTGCGGACGAGTATCCATTCCTGCGGGAATTAGTGGGGCATATTTCGGAAGAGCTCAGTGAAGCGGCTAGTGCGGTGCTGGAAGCTGCCAGAGACGAGACGGAAGAGGATTCAGATCTGGACATTGAGCCGTTCATTGAGGCTTTGGAATGA
- the manA gene encoding mannose-6-phosphate isomerase, class I: protein MFSLNPSLQSYSWGSKTLIADLRGEESPTQHPQAELWYGAHPAAPADIAGVPLTDIIAADPDRELGAAVRARFGDRLPFLLKILAVAEPLSLQAHPSLAQAQEGFQRENAQGIDVRAGNRNYRDDNHKPELIVALTPFHAMAGFRPLAATLELFAALDCPSLARYVGMIDSTGEEAVNLRMLFTTWITIPAAVRKQLIDDIIVAAKRVVAEGSAAEWQRETLANIIELDTHYPGDVGVLGALLLNYVRLEPGEGIYLDAGNLHAYCRGLGVEVMANSDNVLRGGLTAKHVDVPELARVLRFTSLVNPRTSNDTGWFEVPVEEFDMRMVTATEESPWSAQIPGPRVVLCTAGHVTVTVGPATQVLHPTEAVWISAAEEPLVQVTGAGQAFVVGVGARLSTP from the coding sequence ATGTTCTCTCTCAATCCGAGTCTCCAGTCGTATTCGTGGGGGTCGAAAACCCTCATCGCTGATCTGCGGGGGGAGGAATCACCGACACAGCATCCCCAGGCTGAACTGTGGTATGGGGCGCATCCAGCGGCCCCGGCGGATATTGCTGGGGTGCCGTTGACGGATATTATTGCTGCGGATCCGGATCGGGAGTTGGGCGCTGCGGTGCGGGCTCGGTTTGGGGATCGTTTGCCATTTTTGTTGAAGATTTTGGCGGTAGCGGAGCCGTTGTCGTTGCAGGCGCATCCGTCGTTAGCGCAGGCGCAGGAAGGGTTTCAGCGTGAGAACGCTCAGGGCATTGATGTGCGGGCGGGGAATCGGAATTACCGCGATGATAATCATAAGCCGGAACTTATTGTTGCTTTGACACCATTTCATGCGATGGCTGGTTTCCGGCCGTTAGCTGCGACTTTGGAGTTATTTGCTGCGCTTGATTGTCCGTCGCTTGCCCGGTATGTGGGAATGATTGATTCCACCGGTGAAGAAGCTGTCAATCTGCGGATGCTGTTTACCACGTGGATTACGATTCCGGCGGCGGTGCGTAAGCAATTGATTGATGACATAATTGTTGCGGCAAAACGAGTGGTGGCGGAGGGGAGCGCTGCCGAGTGGCAGCGGGAGACGCTGGCAAACATTATTGAGCTGGATACCCATTATCCCGGTGACGTTGGGGTATTGGGGGCATTGCTGCTCAATTATGTGAGGCTGGAGCCGGGGGAGGGGATTTATCTGGATGCCGGGAATCTACATGCGTATTGTCGTGGCTTGGGTGTGGAGGTTATGGCCAATTCCGATAATGTACTTCGGGGTGGGTTGACTGCGAAGCATGTGGATGTGCCGGAGTTAGCGCGGGTCTTACGGTTTACCTCGTTGGTGAATCCGCGCACGTCTAACGATACTGGCTGGTTTGAGGTACCGGTTGAGGAGTTCGATATGCGTATGGTTACTGCGACGGAGGAGTCGCCGTGGTCAGCGCAAATTCCTGGGCCGCGTGTAGTGTTGTGCACCGCGGGGCACGTTACGGTGACGGTGGGACCGGCAACTCAGGTGCTGCACCCCACAGAAGCCGTGTGGATTTCGGCTGCGGAGGAACCGCTGGTGCAGGTTACTGGCGCAGGTCAGGCTTTTGTGGTGGGGGTGGGCGCACGCTTGTCGACGCCTTAA
- a CDS encoding phosphomannomutase/phosphoglucomutase → MRSREEVTDVIKAYDVRGIVGESITPELITDVGAAFGRLMRKEEAHTIAIGHDMRPSSPELARAFADGVLSQGMDVLFLGLTSTDQLYFVSGDRDIPGAMFTASHNPAEYNGIKMCRSGARPVGQETGLADIVTNLVEKIPTYHGHPGELTEADTLADYAAFLRKLVPLDDIRPLKVAVDAANGMAGHTVPEVFAGLPLTIEPLYFELDGTFPNHEANPLDPKNLVDLQKFVKETGADIGLAFDGDADRCFVVDENGDPVSPSAICALIAERYLKKHPEATIIHNLITSKAVPEVIAENGGTAVRTRVGHSFIKSQMAETHAVFGGEHSAHYYFSEFFNADSGILAAMHILAALGNQEKPLSELMASYERYESSGEINTRLESQEEQQERTQAVLDAFADRTESVDTLDGVTVQLRDTPAWFSVRASNTEPLLRLNVEAPTKDEVTALVTEILDIIRK, encoded by the coding sequence ATGCGTTCACGCGAAGAAGTGACCGACGTGATTAAGGCGTACGATGTGCGCGGAATCGTAGGGGAATCCATTACCCCCGAACTTATTACTGATGTAGGCGCAGCCTTCGGCCGCCTCATGCGTAAAGAAGAAGCCCACACCATTGCTATCGGCCATGATATGCGGCCCAGTTCACCCGAACTGGCCAGGGCATTTGCCGACGGTGTGCTGTCCCAAGGAATGGACGTGCTATTCCTCGGGCTCACCAGCACTGACCAACTCTATTTCGTCTCCGGGGATCGGGACATTCCCGGCGCCATGTTCACCGCCTCCCATAATCCCGCGGAATATAACGGCATCAAAATGTGTCGGTCTGGCGCCCGACCCGTTGGACAAGAAACCGGCCTCGCCGATATCGTCACCAACCTGGTGGAAAAAATCCCCACCTATCACGGGCACCCCGGTGAACTCACCGAAGCGGATACCCTGGCTGACTATGCGGCCTTCCTGCGGAAGCTTGTGCCACTCGATGACATTCGGCCGTTGAAAGTGGCGGTTGATGCCGCCAACGGCATGGCCGGCCACACCGTGCCCGAGGTTTTCGCTGGCCTCCCGCTTACAATCGAACCCTTGTATTTTGAATTGGATGGCACCTTCCCCAACCATGAGGCCAACCCCCTGGATCCAAAAAACCTGGTAGATCTGCAAAAATTTGTCAAGGAGACCGGTGCCGACATTGGTCTTGCCTTTGACGGTGACGCTGACAGGTGCTTCGTTGTTGACGAAAACGGTGACCCGGTAAGCCCCTCGGCTATTTGCGCCTTAATAGCCGAGCGTTATCTCAAGAAACACCCCGAGGCCACCATAATTCACAACCTCATTACCTCTAAAGCAGTGCCGGAAGTGATTGCCGAAAACGGCGGCACCGCGGTGCGCACTCGGGTGGGGCACTCCTTTATCAAGTCCCAAATGGCAGAAACCCATGCCGTGTTCGGTGGTGAACACTCCGCCCACTATTATTTCTCCGAATTCTTTAATGCGGATTCCGGCATCCTGGCCGCCATGCACATTTTGGCCGCCCTGGGCAACCAAGAGAAGCCCTTAAGCGAACTCATGGCTAGCTATGAGCGTTACGAATCCTCCGGCGAAATCAATACCCGGTTGGAGTCTCAGGAAGAGCAGCAGGAACGTACCCAGGCCGTCCTGGATGCCTTTGCGGATCGGACGGAAAGTGTGGATACGCTTGACGGGGTCACCGTGCAGCTTCGAGACACTCCAGCCTGGTTCAGCGTGCGGGCCAGCAACACCGAACCATTGCTACGGCTTAATGTGGAAGCCCCCACCAAAGATGAGGTAACAGCACTCGTCACTGAAATTCTCGACATTATCCGCAAATAA
- a CDS encoding DUF3499 domain-containing protein, with product MNQFRRCSRPGCGLPAVATLTYAYAQSTAYIGPLKGNDDPHSWDLCAEHAEKITTPMGWQLIRVPSIEDDEDLMALVDVVAETTHHYTPFEGMRTGAKAEMPPPDFGSAAPNAPFGHKPEEYVPNHPAHRGGKKPTQRGHLTIVPDAEELDDEPTDDPDSDTNTTFK from the coding sequence GTGAATCAATTTCGTCGTTGCTCTCGCCCCGGCTGCGGCCTGCCTGCCGTAGCGACACTCACCTATGCATACGCCCAATCAACCGCCTACATAGGTCCCTTAAAAGGCAATGACGACCCCCATAGCTGGGATTTATGCGCCGAACACGCCGAAAAAATCACCACCCCCATGGGGTGGCAGCTTATTCGCGTCCCCTCCATTGAAGACGATGAAGATCTCATGGCGCTGGTCGATGTTGTTGCAGAGACCACTCACCACTACACCCCATTTGAGGGAATGCGTACCGGTGCTAAGGCCGAAATGCCGCCCCCAGATTTTGGTAGCGCCGCCCCTAATGCCCCATTTGGGCATAAACCGGAAGAATATGTTCCCAACCATCCGGCACACCGTGGTGGAAAAAAACCCACTCAACGAGGCCATTTGACCATTGTCCCCGACGCTGAAGAGCTAGACGACGAACCAACCGATGACCCCGATTCCGACACAAATACCACTTTCAAGTAA
- a CDS encoding metallopeptidase family protein yields the protein MNDRRDRHGRGVRGPLMPTKIPRYRRRPELFDAAVLEAYAPIQQQFTVELESLDIAVDTIPRMRLNMDWDSFPPEVVVDGPVPLGRIIQAGIDIHGYPTRARIVIFRMPIEQRVQGAKERQELLTIVLTQLVAQYLGITPEDIDPHFRSY from the coding sequence ATGAATGATCGTCGTGATCGGCATGGTCGCGGGGTGCGTGGCCCGCTCATGCCGACTAAAATCCCCCGTTACCGCAGGCGACCTGAGCTTTTCGACGCCGCGGTGTTGGAGGCTTACGCTCCCATTCAGCAGCAGTTCACCGTAGAACTTGAATCGCTCGACATTGCGGTCGACACCATTCCCCGGATGCGCCTGAACATGGATTGGGATTCGTTCCCACCCGAGGTTGTGGTTGATGGTCCGGTACCGCTTGGCCGGATTATTCAGGCGGGGATTGATATTCATGGGTATCCGACTCGGGCTAGGATTGTGATTTTTCGCATGCCAATTGAGCAACGGGTGCAGGGCGCTAAGGAACGGCAAGAGCTATTAACAATTGTGCTCACCCAGTTAGTGGCCCAATACTTGGGCATTACTCCCGAGGATATTGACCCGCATTTTCGATCTTATTAG
- a CDS encoding WhiB family transcriptional regulator, whose product MSLDDLFGAAEQEWQEQALCAQTDPEAFFPEKGGSTREAKRICQACAVRDECLEYALLNDERFGIWGGLSERERRRLKRDIG is encoded by the coding sequence ATGTCTCTTGATGACTTGTTTGGTGCAGCCGAACAGGAGTGGCAGGAGCAGGCGCTATGCGCCCAGACCGATCCAGAAGCATTCTTCCCTGAAAAGGGCGGGTCCACACGTGAGGCAAAGCGTATTTGCCAAGCGTGTGCCGTCCGGGACGAATGCTTGGAGTACGCTTTGCTCAATGACGAACGCTTCGGTATCTGGGGCGGTCTGTCAGAGCGTGAGCGGCGCCGTCTAAAGCGAGATATCGGTTAA
- a CDS encoding sugar phosphate nucleotidyltransferase gives MTENSIDAVVLVGGKGTRLRPLTVSTPKPMLPTAGVPFLMHLLARIKAAGIEHVVLSTSFKAEVFEDYFGTGESLGLDIEYVVEDEALGTGGGIRNVYDRLRGDTTMVFNGDVLGGTDLTGILQAHEANNADVTLHLVQVGNPRAFGCVPTDATGRVLAFLEKTEDPPTNQINAGCYVFRRELIADIPAGRVVSVERETFPKLLEDGYAVYGYVDNAYWRDMGTPGDFVRGSSDLVRGIAPSPLLVGRTGESLVDESALVKDGTLLLGGTVIGRGTEVGAGCRLDDVVVFDGVTIEPGAVLEDSIIGHGVRIGANARIKNCVIGEGAHIGARCELQDGLRVWPGVKIPDNGIRFSSDA, from the coding sequence GTGACCGAAAATAGCATTGATGCTGTGGTGTTAGTGGGTGGTAAAGGCACCCGATTGCGACCACTTACAGTGTCAACTCCGAAGCCCATGCTACCGACGGCTGGTGTGCCGTTTCTGATGCATTTGTTGGCTCGTATCAAAGCAGCCGGGATTGAACATGTGGTGTTGAGCACATCGTTTAAGGCAGAGGTATTCGAAGATTATTTCGGTACAGGGGAGTCGCTAGGCCTGGATATTGAATACGTGGTTGAGGACGAGGCGCTGGGTACCGGGGGCGGTATTCGTAATGTGTACGACCGGCTACGGGGGGACACCACCATGGTGTTCAATGGGGATGTGCTGGGGGGCACAGACCTGACCGGTATTTTGCAGGCGCATGAGGCCAATAATGCGGATGTGACGCTGCATTTGGTGCAGGTGGGAAATCCACGGGCGTTCGGTTGTGTGCCTACAGATGCCACCGGGCGAGTGCTGGCGTTTTTGGAGAAGACAGAAGATCCGCCAACAAATCAGATTAATGCTGGCTGCTATGTGTTCCGCCGGGAGCTCATCGCCGATATTCCGGCGGGCCGAGTGGTTTCGGTTGAGCGCGAGACATTCCCGAAGCTCTTGGAAGACGGCTATGCGGTGTATGGCTATGTGGATAATGCCTATTGGCGGGACATGGGTACCCCCGGTGACTTCGTGCGGGGCAGTTCCGATTTGGTTCGGGGCATTGCGCCATCGCCGTTATTGGTGGGGCGTACCGGTGAATCGCTTGTCGACGAGTCAGCGCTGGTAAAAGACGGAACGTTACTGTTGGGCGGTACGGTCATTGGTCGAGGCACTGAAGTGGGGGCGGGCTGTCGATTGGATGATGTCGTGGTGTTTGATGGAGTGACAATCGAGCCGGGGGCGGTGCTGGAAGATTCCATCATTGGGCATGGGGTTCGCATTGGGGCGAATGCTCGAATCAAGAATTGTGTCATTGGTGAAGGAGCACATATTGGGGCTCGGTGTGAGCTTCAGGATGGGCTGCGGGTGTGGCCTGGGGTAAAAATTCCGGATAATGGGATTCGTTTCAGCTCCGACGCGTAG